One genomic window of Kiritimatiellia bacterium includes the following:
- a CDS encoding transglutaminase family protein has protein sequence MLFNVRHTTLYRYSAPALLGPHVLRLCPQQAPGVRVIRWSIDIRPKPVGETDYIDDAGNFVHAAWFAGSTESLSIATSIEARTIPRNPFDFIVTNPGALVLPAKLDHARLLAPYLKPVQQSGAVARLSAKLAKQAGSRTLEFLRIAAEHLAGFHKTIREEGPPQPPSKTLASQTGACRDLTVLFMDLCRWQGLPARFVSGYWRGRRPVDRHHLHAWAEVYLPGAGWRGYDPTCGLAVSDEHLPLAAAPAPEGAAPVEGTYGGGAIESTLSWQIRIDVRP, from the coding sequence ATGCTGTTCAACGTGCGCCACACCACGCTCTACCGGTACAGCGCGCCGGCCCTGCTGGGTCCGCATGTGTTGAGGCTGTGTCCCCAGCAGGCGCCCGGTGTCCGCGTGATTCGCTGGTCGATTGATATCCGACCCAAGCCCGTTGGCGAGACTGACTACATCGACGATGCGGGAAATTTTGTGCATGCCGCCTGGTTCGCGGGCAGTACCGAATCCCTGAGCATCGCCACCTCGATCGAGGCGCGCACGATCCCGCGCAACCCGTTTGATTTCATCGTCACGAACCCCGGCGCGCTGGTGCTGCCCGCCAAGCTGGACCACGCGCGTCTATTGGCTCCCTATCTCAAGCCGGTCCAACAAAGCGGCGCCGTTGCGCGCCTGTCGGCAAAGCTTGCCAAGCAGGCCGGGTCGCGAACGCTCGAATTCCTCCGCATCGCCGCCGAGCACCTGGCCGGATTCCACAAGACCATTCGGGAGGAGGGCCCGCCCCAACCACCATCCAAAACTCTCGCCAGCCAAACCGGCGCCTGCCGGGATCTGACCGTCCTTTTCATGGACCTTTGCCGGTGGCAGGGCCTTCCCGCCCGATTCGTCAGCGGTTACTGGCGCGGTCGCCGCCCCGTGGATCGCCACCACCTTCACGCGTGGGCGGAAGTCTATTTGCCGGGCGCTGGCTGGCGAGGGTATGATCCGACCTGTGGACTGGCCGTCAGCGACGAGCACCTGCCGCTGGCAGCGGCGCCCGCCCCCGAAGGCGCCGCTCCGGTTGAAGGAACCTACGGCGGCGGTGCTATTGAATCCACGCTGTCCTGGCAAATCCGAATCGACGTCCGGCCGTGA
- a CDS encoding peptidase has product MTFCLGMKVKDGLVGIADTRVTSGTECIRARKISTYFGDRYAFFMMTSGLRSVRDKSLTYFEEALDARLGECDRLFKAVNLFAEQVRRVAKEDREALMASGLHFNIHTLIGGQMAADKEHKLFLLYPEGNWVEVGQGTPYHIIGASGYGKPVLDRTLKYTDPMRFALKVGCLAFDSTRISAADVDFPIDVVLYPSGSFEMIEHRFEKQDLADMSAWWQERLRKSVSELPENWMETLLSRAAEIDPRRQIAVHPT; this is encoded by the coding sequence ATGACGTTTTGCCTCGGGATGAAAGTGAAAGATGGACTTGTTGGCATTGCGGACACTCGCGTGACATCCGGCACCGAGTGCATCCGGGCCCGGAAGATCTCAACCTATTTTGGCGACCGCTATGCCTTCTTCATGATGACGTCCGGGCTCCGCTCCGTCCGCGACAAGTCCCTGACCTATTTCGAGGAGGCGCTGGATGCGCGACTCGGCGAATGCGACAGGCTCTTCAAGGCCGTGAACCTCTTCGCCGAACAGGTCCGGCGCGTCGCCAAGGAGGACCGAGAGGCGCTGATGGCCTCCGGACTCCATTTCAACATCCACACCCTTATCGGCGGGCAGATGGCCGCCGACAAGGAGCACAAGTTGTTCCTGCTTTATCCTGAGGGAAACTGGGTCGAGGTCGGGCAGGGGACGCCTTATCACATCATCGGGGCCTCCGGCTACGGAAAGCCCGTCCTTGACCGAACGCTCAAATACACCGACCCGATGCGGTTCGCCCTGAAGGTCGGCTGCCTCGCTTTCGACTCCACCCGCATCAGCGCGGCCGACGTGGACTTCCCCATCGACGTCGTGCTTTATCCGTCCGGGTCGTTCGAAATGATCGAGCACCGTTTCGAAAAACAGGACCTCGCGGACATGTCGGCGTGGTGGCAGGAACGACTTCGGAAATCCGTTTCCGAACTGCCGGAAAACTGGATGGAGACCCTGTTGTCTCGCGCCGCGGAGATCGACCCTCGACGCCAGATCGCTGTTCATCCCACCTGA